A part of Candida albicans SC5314 chromosome 2, complete sequence genomic DNA contains:
- a CDS encoding uncharacterized protein (Similar to oxidoreductases and to S. cerevisiae Yjr096wp; Sfu1 repressed; induced by benomyl treatment, Ssr1; Hap43-repressed; flow model biofilm repressed), with amino-acid sequence MSNLTSSIQLTRQSTYKLNNGSHIPVIGFGTYLLDASQAADLTYQALKDGYRHIDTALAYHNEKEVSQGIKRFLKDHPEVQRSDIWFTTKIDTQSLGYEETKKAVERIKNDVKDNIEYVDLILIHSPLASKARRLGTYQYLQELVLNPNDAPLIVKSIGVSNYGVDHLEELFNWEGYLIKPVLNQLELHPWLPRLELREYLYKHEILAEAYSPLTQGYKLDDPELLAISKESGLTPAEILLKWSFLQGFIVLVKSDKPTRIQQNLDILPQGKKDDDELQEGVNLGVVSLNPDIIEKLNKPESHVVLTWGGKDPTLFKDA; translated from the coding sequence ATGTCAAATTTAACTtcatcaattcaattgactAGACAATCCActtataaattaaataatggTAGCCACATTCCTGTTATTGGGTTTGGTACTTATTTATTGGACGCTTCTCAAGCTGCTGATTTGACTTATCAAGCATTGAAAGATGGCTACAGACACATTGACACTGCCCTTGCTTACCATAATGAGAAAGAAGTTTCTCAAGGTATCAAGAGATTTTTGAAAGATCATCCAGAAGTTCAAAGAAGTGATATTTGGTTTACTACCAAAATCGACACTCAGTCCCTAGGATACGAAGAGACAAAGAAGGCTGTTGAAAGAATCAAGAATGATGTTAAAGATAACATAGAATATGTTGATCttattttgattcattCGCCATTAGCTTCTAAAGCTCGTCGTTTGGGCACCTATcaatatttacaagaaCTTGTTTTAAACCCTAATGACGCGCCATTGATTGTAAAATCTATCGGTGTTTCCAACTATGGTGTTGATCATTTGGAAGAGTTGTTCAATTGGGAAGGATATTTGATCAAACCAGTTCttaatcaattggaattgCACCCATGGTTGCCAAGATTAGAATTGAGAGAATACTTGTATAAACACGAAATTTTGGCTGAAGCTTATTCCCCACTTACTCAAGGATACAAGTTGGATGATCCAGAATTGTTGGCTATTAGTAAAGAATCTGGTTTAACCCCAGCTGAAATATTGCTCAAATGGTCATTCCTTCAAggatttattgttttagtCAAGAGTGATAAGCCAACCagaattcaacaaaatttggATATTTTACCACAAGGTaaaaaagatgatgatgaattacAAGAAGGAGTGAATTTAGGTGTGGTTAGTTTAAATCCAGATATTatagaaaaattgaacaaacCAGAATCCCATGTGGTTTTAACTTGGGGAGGAAAAGATCCAACTCTTTTCAAAGATGCATAA
- the YPT72 gene encoding Rab family GTPase (Vacuolar Rab small monomeric GTPase involved in vacuolar biogenesis; involved in filamentous growth and virulence), giving the protein MSSSSRKKTLLKVIILGDSGVGKTSLMQQFVNSKFSHQYKATIGADFLTKEITVDNNKSVTLQIWDTAGQERFQSLGVAFYRGADCCVLCFDVTNEKSLNNLTSWKDEFLVQSNVSNPQDFPFIIIGNKIDVDDSKKIPSLSKKLNNITNNQMGGLNYPVFETSAKDGVNVEAAFEVIAKMALQQEELNASNGNDVNDDYNDAINIHLDSEASACGC; this is encoded by the coding sequence atgtcatcatcatctagaaagaaaacattATTAAAAGTCATTATATTAGGAGACTCTGGTGTTGGTAAAACCTCACTTATGCAACAATTTGTTAATAGCAAATTCTCTCATCAATATAAAGCGACTATCGGAGCAGATTTTTTAACTAAAGAGATTACCGTTGACAATAACAAACTGGTCACATTACAAATCTGGGATACCGCTGGTCAAGAAAGATTTCAAAGTTTAGGTGTTGCATTTTATAGAGGGGCTGATTGTTGTGTATTATGTTTTGATGTAACAAACgaaaaatcattgaataatttgacGAGTTGGAAAGATGAATTTTTGGTTCAATCAAATGTATCTAATCCTCAAGATTTCccatttattataataggtaataaaattgatgttgatgattccAAGAAAATACCCTCATTAtctaaaaaattgaataacattacaaacaatcaaatgGGTGGATTAAATTATCCGGTTTTTGAAACCAGTGCCAAAGATGGAGTAAATGTTGAAGCTGCCTTTGAAGTGATTGCCAAAATGGCAttacaacaagaagaattgaatgcATCTAATGGTAATGATGTGAATGACGATTATAATGATGCCATAAATATTCATTTGGACTCGGAGGCGAGTGCCTGTGGCTGTTAA
- a CDS encoding uncharacterized protein (Ortholog(s) have cytosol, nucleus localization), with protein MTEVFNRGAKLFDDNNQRDYNHATDSEYKRLRSEADRLFQKRQQLSQQSQNAYKQGDGQKAHELSEESKRVLAQAEECNRKAAEYVFRENNEDSGPDEIDLHGLYVKEAEWILERRIYYAVKTNQLHLNVIVGKGLHSANGVAKIKPAVDELCDQVGLNHYIDKKNSGVLVIDLKGVNLDRLPSSWAQGTNNVAPPQQAYHGTGQPQYQQQQQHQGQQSHNQYQQQQHQGGQQDIKTGNDLVDMVLKIVCGCLKSK; from the coding sequence ATGACAGAGGTTTTCAATAGAGGAGCCAAATTATTTGACGATAATAATCAACGTGATTATAATCATGCCACTGATTCCGAGTATAAACGGTTAAGAAGTGAGGCTGATagattatttcaaaaaagaCAACAATTAAGTCAACAATCACAAAATGCCTATAAACAAGGTGATGGTCAAAAAGCCCATGAATTAAGTGAAGAACTGAAACGTGTTTTAGCTCAAGCTGAAGAATGTAATCGTAAAGCTGCCGAATATGTTTTCCGtgaaaataatgaagataGTGGACCcgatgaaattgatttacaTGGATTATACGTCAAAGAAGCCGAATGGATTTtggaaagaagaatttattaTGCCGTCAAGACAAATCAATTGCATTTGAATGTTATTGTTGGTAAAGGATTACATTCAGCCAATGGAGTTGCCAAAATCAAACCGGCTGTTGATGAATTGTGTGATCAAGTTGGGTTAAACCATTACATTGATAAAAAGAATAGTGGAGTGTTagttattgatttgaaagGTGTTAATCTTGATAGACTTCCAAGTTCATGGGCTCAAGGAACAAATAATGTGGCACCACCTCAACAAGCTTATCACGGAACTGGCCAACcacaatatcaacaacaacaacaacatcaagGACAACAATCACATAaccaatatcaacaacaacaacatcaagGTGGCCAACAAGACATTAAAACTGGTAATGATTTGGTTGATATGGTTCTTAAGATTGTTTGTGGTTGTCTCAAGAGTAAGTGA
- a CDS encoding uncharacterized protein (Ortholog of C. parapsilosis CDC317 : CPAR2_406700, C. dubliniensis CD36 : Cd36_21220, Candida tenuis NRRL Y-1498 : CANTEDRAFT_127772 and Candida orthopsilosis Co 90-125 : CORT_0C06120), whose product MSVDYGSDDPYSATSGLLELLLHVFENPDRGTGVYVTVARGKNLVGDNLPPVFIHNVIGKQLNLLGKYPLHNDVAPSILFACIFLVITVLHFALFSINYSRGHYFMLNLIWAFTMMIRMLSFILRATWAVNIVNVKEGIAGEVFFVIPNVLLVSTNLILAQRLFTWRHPVGGTRRLFWVFMISSYLSAAIILAVAILSSAIPYLYYLSTERFFVYINLNRWASIMVIVYSLTATSLIGLSLWLPTKKDENRYTYQPWWIESFAPFYFIKKGAAQEAAETFMKRNSNHRHATRVIAATHHHFKVVKGLSNQRGDLKHNVSLVIIIISTVCLLIASILRAIVVFQARTNFKSGPAAEPVSMYFSWGVFEVIVNLVYIIGRADLRFYRPDRLPKKVRAIITAEQTAVVSSAESEEENDDDDDDEEEDYEEYADYEDGNQDEYASEFPDDELYFKNPTVGRESDSGLTPVNNTNFEKNYSTDSYGYNTPNTFLQSPHVGKPKPYPDNDEFKF is encoded by the coding sequence atgagtGTTGATTATGGGAGCGATGACCCATATTCCGCTACCAGTGGGTTATTAGAATTATTACTTCACGTATTTGAAAATCCAGATAGAGGAACTGGAGTTTATGTTACTGTCGCCAGAGGGAAAAATCTAGTTGGAGACAATTTACCACCAGTTTTCATTCATAATGTCATTGGGAAACAACTTAATTTACTTGGGAAATATCCTCTTCATAATGATGTAGCACCCCTGATATTATTTGCCTGTATATTTCTTGTCATTACAGTTTTACATTTTGCTTTGTTTCTGATCAATTACAGCAGAGGGCATTATTTTATGTTGAATCTTATATGGGCTTTTACTATGATGATAAGAATGTTATCATTTATATTACGAGCTACTTGGGCAGTCAATATTGTCAATGTCAAAGAAGGCATTGCTGGTGAAGTTTTCTTTGTCATACCAAACGTGTTGTTAGTATCTACCAATTTGATATTGGCACAAAGATTATTCACATGGAGACACCCAGTGGGAGGAACAAGAAGATTATTTTGGGTATTTATGATCTCACTGTATTTGCTGGCAGCCATAATACTTGCAGTGGCTATCCTATCTTCAGCAATTCCCTATTTATACTACTTATCAACGGAAAggttttttgtttatattaATTTGAACCGATGGGCATCTATTATGGTTATAGTTTATTCGTTGACTGCAACTTCGTTGATTGGATTGTCACTTTGGTTACCCACTAAGAAAGATGAAAATAGATACACTTATCAACCATGGTGGATTGAAAGTTTTGCaccattttattttattaaaaaggGTGCAGCACAAGAGGCAGCAGAGACGTttatgaaaagaaattccaACCATAGACATGCTACTCGTGTCATTGCTGCAACACATCATCATTTCAAGGTGGTTAAAGGTTTGTCTAACCAAAGAGGAGATCTTAAACACAATGTTTCTTTGGTGATCATTATAATTTCTACTGTGTGTTTATTAATTGCTTCTATTCTTCGTGCTATAGTTGTGTTTCAGGCAAGAACTAATTTTAAAAGTGGACCTGCTGCTGAACCAGTTTCAATGTATTTTTCATGGGGTGTATTTGAAGTGATTGTCAACCTTGTTTATATTATAGGAAGAGCTGATTTGAGATTCTACAGACCAGACAGATTGCCAAAGAAAGTTCGTGCTATTATAACTGCTGAACAGACAGCAGTAGTAAGTTCTGCTGAaagtgaagaagaaaatgatgacgatgacgatgatgagGAAGAAGATTATGAAGAATATGCCGATTATGAAGACGGCAACCAAGATGAATATGCATCTGAATTCCCTGACGATGAACTTTATTTCAAGAATCCTACAGTGGGTCGAGAATCAGATAGTGGTTTGACACCAGTAAATAATaccaattttgaaaaaaattatagtACAGATTCGTACGGATATAATACCCCAAACACTTTTCTTCAATCTCCACATGTtggaaaaccaaaaccttatcctgataatgatgaatttaaattttag
- the ARE2 gene encoding sterol acyltransferase (Acyl CoA:sterol acyltransferase; uses cholesterol and oleoyl-CoA substrates; protoberberine derivative drug inhibits enzyme activity; ketoconazole-induced; Hap43-repressed; flow model biofilm induced; Spider biofilm induced), with protein MGRTNTSDQLNAISDKNTKRKSLALDNEYHNNSSSEDDSSKIELSYTIPDNNNIISQETTTSVEDVLSVSSAPQNELRLRKQKSNNQDSPVDLNGVIVDVSKREKIFLKRKRQIDNKHGSDKSKYLSRFNDITFKAKSSTIFESDEFYKTDFFGMYVLFWLATAFAMVNNLIHTYFENSTPILQWTVVKVFKRDLFKVGLVDLAMYLSTYFAFFVQYACKNGYLSWKKVGWWLQAAFDGLFLFFWLWIASEYCLDFPWIAKVFLVLHSLVFIMKMHSYAFYNGYLWSIYKEGLYSEKYLDKLTNGKVTLPKGHTKNETEKVLQESIAFTKYELEYQSHATTENPDDHHVFDIDQTDKSIAKLQQEGLIKFPQNITLFNYFEYSMFPTLVYTLNFPRTKRIRWSYVFGKTFGIFGLIFLMILIAENNLYPIVLRCEIARKLPVSERIPQYFFLLMDMIPPFLMVYLFTFFLIWDAILNAIAELSKFADRDFYGPWWSCTDFSEFANQWNRCVHKFLLRHVYHSSISAFDVNKQSAAIITFLLSSLVHELVMYVIFGTLRGYLLLFQMSQIPLIIMSRSKFMKDKKVLGNIICWFGFISGPSIICTLYLVF; from the coding sequence ATGGGGAGAACAAATACACTGGACCAGTTGAATGCTATCTCCGATAAGAATACCAAAAGGAAATCTTTGGCATTAGATAACGAATATCAtaacaattcttcttcCGAAGATGATAGCTCTAAGATAGAGCTTTCATATACTATTCCCGATAACAATAACATAATTCTGCAAGAAACTACAACGTCAGTAGAAGATGTTTTATCTGTATCAAGTGCTCCACAAAATGAGTTGCGATTGAGGAAGCAAAAGAGCAACAATCAAGACTCACCTGTTGATTTAAATGGAGTTATAGTCGATGTTtcaaaaagagaaaagatttttttaaaaaggaaaagacAAATCGATAACAAGCATGGATCTGATAAGTCTAAGTACTTATCTCGATTCAATGATATCACATTCAAAGCAAAATCTTCGACGATCTTTGAATCGGATGAATTTTATAAAACGGATTTCTTTGGGATGtatgttttgttttggttggCAACAGCTTTTGCTATGGTAAATAACCTTATTCATacatattttgaaaactcaACCCCTATTTTGCAATGGACTGTGGTAAAGGTGTTTAAGCGAGACTTGTTTAAAGTTGGATTAGTCGATTTGGCAATGTATTTATCTACTTATTTTGCCTTTTTCGTGCAATATGCTTGTAAAAATGGATATTTATCATGGAAAAAAGTTGGCTGGTGGCTACAAGCAGCATTTGAtggtttatttttatttttttggttatgGATAGCTCTGGAATATTGCTTGGATTTCCCATGGATTGCCAAAGTATTTTTAGTGCTCCACAGTTTGGTATTTATTATGAAGATGCACTCTTACGCATTTTACAATGGATACCTCTGGCTGATTTACAAAGAAGGGTTATACTCAGAGAAAtatcttgataaattaacAAATGGAAAAGTTACATTACCAAAAGGACACACCAAAAACGAAACAGAAAAAGTACTTCAGGAAAGTATAGCTTTCACCAAATATGAATTAGAATATCAATCCCACGCTACTACAGAGAATCCCGACGATCATCATGTATTCGATATAGATCAGACAGATAAGTCAATTGCCAAACTACAACAAGAAGGGTTGATCAAATTCCCACAGAATATAactttattcaattattttgagTACAGCATGTTCCCAACATTGGTGTACACTTTAAATTTCCcaagaacaaaaagaattagatGGTCATATGTATTTGGTAAAACGTTTGGGATTTTTGGTCTTATTTTCTTAATGATCCTTATTGCTGAAAACAACTTGTATCCAATAGTTCTTAGATGTGAGATTGCCAGAAAGTTGCCAGTACTGGAAAGAATCCCacaatattttttcttattgatGGATATGATCCCACCATTCTTGATGGTATATTTGTTTACgttctttttgatttgggATGCCATTCTTAATGCAATTGCCGAATTGTCGAAATTTGCTGATCGTGATTTTTATGGGCCCTGGTGGTCATGCACTGATTTTTCAGAATTTGCCAATCAATGGAATCGTTGTGTTCACAAGTTTCTCTTGAGACATGTTTACCATTCCAGTATCAGTGCATTCGATGTGAATAAACAACTGGCAGCAATAATCACGTTCTTATTGTCGAGTTTAGTACACGAGCTTGTGATGTATGTCATTTTTGGAACTTTGAGAGGctatttgttattattcCAAATGTCACAGATACCATTGATTATTATGAGTAGAAGTAAATTTATGAAGGACAAAAAGGTGTTAGGTAACATAATTTGTTGGTTTGGTTTTATTAGCGGTCCAAGTATTATTTGTACACTTTATTTAGTGTTTTAA